A segment of the Alphaproteobacteria bacterium genome:
CCAGCAGGAAATTAGAAAGATTGATGCCCGCCCGCAAAGTGCCGCTGGACGCGAGTTCTGATGCAGCGCCGTTAGTCATGACCATTTAACCTATCGAAGTTTAAGATGGCCGCAGTCTACGTCGCCCGTGCCAGTGGTCAAAAGGTATCGAAGACGCCGGTGCGATCAAGGCACTTTCTGGCTATGACCTCGTTACCCGCAATCTGCCACCAGCTGCCCGCTAACGCGAACCAAACGGGCGGCTCGGCAGCGACCATGTCGCCCTTACTGTAGGTAGCGGAGGGCGCCAGCACATTCAAAGCCCCGCAAACGCACCTTCTGCCACCCACCAAGCGACAATACGCCCAGCCAGCAGCACATTGGAAAAGGTGATCGGCTCGCTCACGTCTTGCCGACCAGTTTCTCCCGCCTCGCCTCGGCGTGTTTGCGGTTTTCCGGATCGCGCGCCATGAGTAAAATCTGATCCTGGTCGAGGTAGAGACTGTTGGGCATGGCAAAATGCCGGTTCACCGATTCCTTGACCATCTGCTGGGCGATACGCGGACGCTCGCAGATCTCCGCCGCGAGTTCACCCGCCGCCGCCATGGGATCGTCGGCAATCATTTCACAAAGGCCCCAGGCGAGCGCCGTCTCGGCATCAACCTTGCGGGCCAATGCACCGATCAGCTTGGCGCGGGCGGAGCCTACGAGATTGCCTATACGCGGCAGGCTGTTCCAGGAATAGTTGATCCCGAGATCAACTTCAGGTGCCTGAAACCAGGCGTTACTACCCATGATGCGGAAATCGCAACTGACCGCTAGCGACATGGCACCGCCAATAGCAGGGCCGTTGACCACGGCGACAGTAAGCGGACGCAAGCGCTCCCAGGCGGCACACATGTCCGCACCGAGCCGCACTAGACGCCGCGCCTCCGCCATCGACGCACCGTCGCCAAAGCCCTCGCGCTCGTCAAGATCAGCGCCAGCCGAGAAGGCGCGCCCGGCGCCGGTGACCAGCACGCAGGAGAGGTCGTCGCGCTCATCGAGCGCTTCCGCCACCTGCCTCAGCTCGCGCTTCAGCGCGTTGCTCATGGCATTGAGCTTCTCCGGTCGGTTAAGGGTTACGATGGCAATGCCGTCGGCATCGCTCACGGTCACGGTTTCGAATGTCATTCCTTGCCTTTCAGAAGCGATCGCACACGCGCCGACGTGGCAATCTCACCGCTGCCCGCATAGGCCTCGTGATTGCTGTCAATCTCATCGAGCTTGTAGACGTAGTTAACCATCATGCCCAACGAGCGATCGAGGCCAGCCGTCGAGGTATCAGCGCTCGGCGCCAGGCGCTCGACACGCGCGCCATTGGTGAGGTGGAAATGGGCCACGGGATCGGCGGCGCGACCGCGGCGCTTCTCACGCAACAGGTAGTGCGCCGCCCCGACCAGAAGCGCCGCCTCATCGTCAGGTTCTCCCGCTTCCGTCTTCTCCAGCCAGCGGCGCAGGCCTGGGATCGGCGATAGTGTCGCGAATATCTTCAGCCCCGGGAACTCCGCG
Coding sequences within it:
- a CDS encoding enoyl-CoA hydratase/isomerase family protein, which gives rise to MTFETVTVSDADGIAIVTLNRPEKLNAMSNALKRELRQVAEALDERDDLSCVLVTGAGRAFSAGADLDEREGFGDGASMAEARRLVRLGADMCAAWERLRPLTVAVVNGPAIGGAMSLAVSCDFRIMGSNAWFQAPEVDLGINYSWNSLPRIGNLVGSARAKLIGALARKVDAETALAWGLCEMIADDPMAAAGELAAEICERPRIAQQMVKESVNRHFAMPNSLYLDQDQILLMARDPENRKHAEARREKLVGKT